Genomic window (Thermoleophilaceae bacterium):
TCACGCACGCGCAGGCTCCCCGAAGAACGCCGACACGAGGGCCTGGCGGCTGAGACGAGCGCGGGGGAGCTCGCAGAAGATCGACCCCTCCCGGAACACGATGACCCGGTCCATCAGCTCGACGTGCTCGTCGAGCTCCGACGAGAGCATCACCACGCCGACGCCCTGCGCCGTCAGCTCGGCGAGCAGCGCGTACAGGTCGCGCTTGGCGCCGAGGTCCACGCCGCGGGTGGGGTCGTTCAGGAGGAGCACCTGCGGATCGGTGGCGAGCCAGCGCGCCATCACGACCTTCTGCTGGTTGCCACCGGACAGCGTGGTGACCTGGTCCTCGGGATCGCCCATCGTGATCCGAAGCCGCTCGGCGTAGCGGGCCAGCCTCGCGCGCGTGCGCGTGTGCGAGATCAGCCCGCGGCGCACATCCTGCGAGAGCGTCGGAAGCGCGAAGTTCTCGCGTACGGACTTGGACTCGAAGAGGCCCTCGGCGCGACGCTCTCGCGGAACGTAGGCGGCGCGCACGCCGGCCTCGTGGCCGGCGCGCCAAAGCTCCTTGAGGAACTCGTCCTGGCCGTGGCCCTCGAGCCCCGCGAGGCCGATCATCTCGCCCGCGCGCACATCCAGGCCGCCGTGGCGGAGCAGCGTCTCGCCCGGCTCCCGCCGCGCCGCCTCGTCGCGGGCGGCGGCGGGCGCCAGGTGATCCGCACCCGTCATGAGCCGCACCAGCTCCTCGCTTGTGGCCTGGCCGCGCTCGAGCGTGGCGACCGTCTCGCCGGAGCGCATCACCGTGCAGCGGTCTCCCACCTCGCCGATCTCGTCCA
Coding sequences:
- a CDS encoding sugar ABC transporter ATP-binding protein produces the protein MLQPAAERSADNDRTSAPAQQVALRVTDAAKAFGATQALRSASIEVRAGEIHAIVGENGSGKSTLVKLLAGVHRPDSGQITVGHTTVDHLATPKESMRAGVATVFQEVLVVEPRSVLENVWVGTDGLFRDRTPSATKRERATTVLSELLGAAPPLDLPAEALSLSDRQACCIARALVRNPRILILDEATSALDVATRDRLFAILRRLAAEGVGVIFISHRMDEIGEVGDRCTVMRSGETVATLERGQATSEELVRLMTGADHLAPAAARDEAARREPGETLLRHGGLDVRAGEMIGLAGLEGHGQDEFLKELWRAGHEAGVRAAYVPRERRAEGLFESKSVRENFALPTLSQDVRRGLISHTRTRARLARYAERLRITMGDPEDQVTTLSGGNQQKVVMARWLATDPQVLLLNDPTRGVDLGAKRDLYALLAELTAQGVGVVMLSSELDEHVELMDRVIVFREGSIFCELPRARLSRQALVSAFFGEPARA